In a genomic window of Limnochordia bacterium:
- the spo0A gene encoding sporulation transcription factor Spo0A, whose translation MLRVLIVDNNADLCQQLEEYLAQSPDIEPCGVAYDGEMALELIQELEPDVVLLDLTMPKLDGIGVMEGLSNLDLDTYPDVIVLTAFARDEMVERMTELGAKYFIVKPINLSILAERIRQFGASDNSNQMGGRLPNSTASPLGTIRRSEAMLTDLLHQIGLPSHFKGHVYLREAVLMVMDNPALLGGLTKQVYPVIAERHSTTPSGVESAIRNALVTAWNRGNREFLVTLMGIHMTNNGEAQMPTNSVLIAKLADRLRLAK comes from the coding sequence GTGTTAAGAGTTCTCATAGTTGATAATAATGCAGACTTATGCCAACAGCTAGAAGAATATCTCGCACAGTCGCCAGACATTGAACCCTGTGGTGTGGCCTATGATGGGGAGATGGCCCTTGAGTTAATCCAAGAACTCGAACCCGATGTGGTACTTTTGGATCTAACTATGCCTAAACTAGATGGTATAGGTGTGATGGAAGGTCTGTCTAATTTAGACTTAGATACGTATCCGGATGTCATTGTGTTGACAGCCTTTGCCCGGGATGAAATGGTGGAGCGGATGACCGAACTGGGCGCGAAATATTTCATTGTGAAGCCAATTAACCTGAGTATCCTAGCTGAACGGATCCGGCAATTCGGGGCGTCTGACAACTCGAACCAAATGGGGGGAAGGTTGCCAAATAGTACCGCCTCACCCCTAGGTACAATTCGGCGTTCAGAGGCGATGCTTACAGATCTGCTGCACCAGATCGGGCTACCGTCTCATTTCAAAGGACATGTGTATCTAAGAGAAGCGGTGTTAATGGTTATGGATAACCCTGCCTTACTTGGAGGGCTGACGAAACAGGTTTACCCGGTGATTGCAGAGCGTCATAGTACTACGCCATCGGGGGTTGAATCTGCGATCCGAAATGCTCTTGTCACGGCATGGAATAGGGGTAACCGTGAGTTTCTGGTGACTCTGATGGGAATACATATGACCAACAACGGAGAGGCCCAAATGCCCACTAATTCCGTTCTTATAGCAAAGCTTGCGGATCGATTACGCCTAGCTAAGTAG
- a CDS encoding DUF3662 and FHA domain-containing protein: MSMIERVETALKTFMHRLFGTRLQGPYIPIQIGKELSLVMQRQRKVSVSRIYVPNRYDVRLHSADFVHIEPIKQTLAEEMCQHLAGIAQREGLHFLSLPQVSFIQEEQLKPGHIHIETFFDDVESGSTRRIPELDDTLTDEGEVDEVTRIYEGESRPFLVCLSGAKEDVRYGLPNQGRFTIGRELDNDLVLDDPCVSRKHALITVHGDQVTLKDLGSRNGTYLNDVRIEEGDLTHGSRIVIGNTLLRFSAGE; this comes from the coding sequence ATGTCCATGATTGAACGGGTGGAGACAGCACTAAAAACGTTCATGCATCGCCTATTCGGCACACGACTGCAAGGACCGTATATCCCTATTCAAATTGGTAAGGAGCTTTCTTTGGTGATGCAAAGACAGAGAAAGGTTAGTGTTAGCCGCATATATGTGCCGAATCGATATGACGTCAGACTACATTCTGCGGACTTTGTGCATATAGAGCCGATCAAGCAGACCCTCGCCGAGGAAATGTGTCAGCATTTAGCGGGAATAGCCCAGCGGGAAGGATTACACTTCTTGTCCCTGCCGCAGGTTAGCTTTATACAGGAGGAGCAGCTTAAACCAGGTCATATCCATATCGAGACCTTCTTTGATGATGTGGAGTCTGGCTCAACAAGAAGGATTCCTGAGCTTGATGATACTTTGACCGATGAAGGGGAAGTGGATGAGGTAACGCGGATTTACGAGGGCGAATCCAGACCTTTCTTAGTATGTCTTTCCGGTGCTAAAGAGGATGTGCGCTATGGGTTGCCAAATCAGGGCAGATTTACCATTGGGCGTGAGCTAGACAATGATCTGGTGTTGGATGATCCTTGTGTCTCCCGCAAACACGCCCTGATTACCGTACATGGGGATCAGGTTACCTTGAAGGATTTAGGAAGTAGGAATGGTACTTACCTTAACGACGTACGAATTGAGGAGGGCGACCTCACTCATGGTAGCAGGATCGTGATTGGTAACACGTTGCTGCGGTT
- the rlmN gene encoding 23S rRNA (adenine(2503)-C(2))-methyltransferase RlmN: protein MTDLIPLKDLSVGALESLLEDWGYPKYRARQLMRWMYQERESDFANMTDLPLELRQQLKKEAEAKPLRARQKRKSKDGTIKFLLEANDGQKIETVLIPAEEQKRTTVCISSQVGCAMGCSICATGKMGFSRNLSCGEIIEQVILAEQYAKQSVTNIVFMGMGEPLANYEAVLEAIFAMIDPERLALGSRRITVSTCGLVPQMRRLADEKLQIGLAISLHAPEDGLRDQLVPINKKHPIKEVLEAASYYVSKTNRRVTFEYALIDGVNDSTVHASKLGELLVGLLCHVNLIPVNPANGFSRSSEEAVLSFQEVVRNAGIPVTVRSERGVDISAACGQLAIAAARVER, encoded by the coding sequence TTGACCGATCTGATACCTTTAAAGGATCTATCAGTAGGAGCATTGGAAAGTCTACTAGAGGATTGGGGGTATCCCAAATATAGGGCCCGTCAGCTGATGAGGTGGATGTACCAGGAAAGAGAATCGGATTTTGCAAACATGACGGATTTGCCGTTGGAGTTACGCCAGCAGCTGAAAAAGGAGGCAGAGGCCAAACCGTTAAGGGCGCGGCAGAAACGGAAGTCAAAGGACGGCACGATCAAATTTCTCCTTGAGGCCAATGACGGTCAAAAGATCGAGACTGTCCTAATTCCCGCGGAAGAGCAGAAGCGGACCACGGTGTGCATTTCCAGCCAGGTAGGTTGTGCTATGGGTTGTTCAATTTGTGCAACGGGGAAGATGGGCTTTTCCAGGAATCTATCCTGTGGTGAGATTATAGAACAGGTTATTTTAGCTGAGCAGTATGCAAAGCAGTCAGTAACAAATATTGTGTTTATGGGGATGGGCGAACCTTTGGCCAACTATGAGGCAGTGCTCGAAGCTATTTTCGCCATGATTGATCCCGAACGACTGGCATTAGGGAGCAGACGGATCACGGTGTCGACCTGTGGGTTAGTGCCGCAAATGCGCAGGTTGGCCGATGAAAAGTTGCAGATTGGGTTGGCGATCTCCCTCCATGCGCCGGAGGATGGGCTGCGGGATCAGCTGGTACCAATCAACAAAAAGCACCCGATCAAAGAGGTCTTAGAGGCGGCATCTTACTATGTAAGCAAGACCAACCGTAGGGTTACTTTTGAATATGCGTTGATCGATGGGGTGAACGACAGCACAGTGCACGCAAGTAAATTGGGCGAGTTGTTGGTAGGTTTACTGTGCCATGTTAACCTCATTCCAGTGAACCCTGCCAACGGGTTTTCCCGATCTTCGGAGGAGGCAGTTCTCTCCTTCCAGGAAGTGGTTAGAAATGCGGGAATACCGGTTACCGTACGCTCTGAACGTGGGGTTGACATCAGTGCTGCCTGTGGGCAGCTGGCCATTGCCGCAGCGAGAGTGGAAAGGTGA
- the rsmB gene encoding 16S rRNA (cytosine(967)-C(5))-methyltransferase RsmB, with protein MGKGPSTNVSPARQVALAVLMEVEGKRAYATLALNEKLPGLTKKDRALATEIVCGTLRNRSLLDWHIRQVADRPLETMSPPVRNILRLSTYQILFLDSIGDYAIVDEAVRLTKSSSRKAAGFVNGVLRNLLRKLPGFSLPCLADDPVAYVSIKYSHPAWLVERWIANFGIQHTIAYCQANNETPPTVIRTNTLKISREELFTSLGKAGINGWFTEYVPESIVVEKTGSPEALPGYHEGWFFIQDESSMIAAHCMDPKPTDVVYDLCSAPGGKATHLAQLMGNHGEILAVDIHEHRLKLIEENARRLGITNIETVLSPAEKLPEEFFGKAQRVLVDAPCSGLGVLRRRVDARWHKSEADIVDLQQIQRSILSRAASLVAPGGILVYTTCTLEPEETLDNVAWFLSSFPDYFPGGTLSSRFSRFAPSRLYRVLSIQREVQRCIAALAPHLDGTDGFFIAQFEKKQ; from the coding sequence ATGGGTAAGGGTCCTAGCACTAATGTCTCCCCCGCAAGACAGGTTGCCCTTGCTGTTTTGATGGAGGTTGAAGGAAAAAGAGCCTATGCTACCTTGGCTCTAAATGAGAAGCTGCCCGGTCTTACCAAGAAAGACCGGGCGCTAGCTACTGAGATCGTATGTGGCACCCTACGGAACAGAAGCCTACTAGATTGGCACATTAGACAGGTGGCCGATCGTCCTCTAGAGACGATGTCCCCTCCAGTTCGCAATATACTACGCCTAAGCACCTACCAGATCCTGTTTCTGGATTCCATAGGTGACTATGCCATTGTGGACGAGGCTGTGCGGCTGACTAAGTCCTCCTCCCGCAAAGCAGCGGGGTTTGTCAATGGGGTGCTGCGTAACCTCCTACGTAAACTACCAGGGTTTTCCTTGCCCTGTTTGGCAGACGATCCGGTGGCGTATGTCTCGATCAAGTATTCCCATCCGGCGTGGCTGGTGGAAAGATGGATTGCCAACTTCGGAATCCAGCATACCATTGCCTATTGCCAAGCCAATAACGAGACTCCTCCTACTGTGATTAGGACCAATACACTAAAGATCTCCCGGGAAGAGTTATTTACTTCCTTGGGAAAAGCAGGAATAAACGGTTGGTTTACAGAATATGTACCGGAAAGCATCGTCGTGGAAAAAACCGGGTCGCCCGAGGCTTTACCGGGTTACCATGAAGGTTGGTTTTTCATTCAGGATGAGAGTTCTATGATTGCGGCCCACTGTATGGATCCGAAACCCACAGATGTGGTCTATGACCTATGTAGCGCTCCTGGAGGGAAAGCCACCCATTTGGCTCAGTTGATGGGAAATCATGGGGAGATATTGGCCGTGGACATCCATGAGCATCGGCTGAAGCTAATCGAGGAGAATGCTAGGCGACTTGGTATCACTAACATAGAGACCGTCCTCAGTCCCGCAGAGAAGCTACCGGAGGAATTTTTCGGCAAGGCACAGCGGGTGCTAGTGGATGCTCCTTGTTCGGGGTTGGGGGTTTTACGCCGAAGGGTTGACGCCCGTTGGCATAAGAGCGAAGCGGATATAGTAGATTTACAACAGATTCAGCGGAGTATTTTGAGTCGGGCAGCTAGTTTAGTAGCTCCTGGAGGTATCCTAGTATACACAACATGTACCCTGGAACCGGAGGAGACCCTGGATAATGTAGCTTGGTTTCTGTCTAGTTTTCCAGATTATTTCCCTGGGGGTACTCTATCCTCTAGGTTTAGTCGTTTTGCGCCCTCCCGTCTGTATCGGGTCTTATCCATACAACGAGAGGTACAGCGATGTATCGCCGCCCTAGCGCCCCATTTGGATGGAACAGATGGCTTTTTCATTGCGCAGTTTGAGAAGAAGCAATAA